A single region of the Triticum dicoccoides isolate Atlit2015 ecotype Zavitan chromosome 2B, WEW_v2.0, whole genome shotgun sequence genome encodes:
- the LOC119364685 gene encoding uncharacterized protein LOC119364685 — protein MAAMARSNSSNGHGYHHEASTTSSSSSSTSLARGRRSLEQQVPGTPGRPLLFLTSSSSSPAHPQLVSSRRSVPSKWEDAEKWLTQSSDHRGHHHGKAASKQHHIGGPAPATARRTSLDANALALYTLPAEVLLKDKYTDNVEPSKESFVFRSSYCEPAKNGAAAVTCGDDDFHRRDVGTEMTPLGSSPTSRCHTPVKSTSPARHNTPTGRSGPLVPYNSGSGMDISELTDCHFAKLDLGAQFDSMLVNWSSKEEEEEEVSKSLRHFEVSAGDGGRACDKRVAAVTECRWEDDERAKSCIRYQREEAKIQAWINLESAKAEAQSRKLEVKIQKMRSNLEEKLMKRMTSVHRRGEEWRAAAQAQHLQQLRRATTEHQARRVKTISHHLSGTGSNASCGCFPCNSDNIISGNLLNY, from the exons ATGGCGGCCATGGCCAGGAGCAACAGCAGCAATGGCCACGGCTACCACCACGAGGCGTCcaccacttcctcctcctcttcctccacgtCGTTGGCTCGGGGGCGGAGATCACTGGAGCAGCAGGTCCCCGGGACACCGGGGCGGCCGTTGCTGTTCCTCACCTCATCCTCCTCGAGCCCGGCCCACCCCCAGCTCGTCTCCTCGAGGAGGTCGGTACCTTCCAAGTGGGAGGACGCGGAGAAGTGGCTGACGCAGTCGTCCGACCACCGCGGCCATCACCATGGCAAGGCTGCCTCCAAGCAGCACCACATTGGAGGACCGGCGCCGGCAACGGCGAGGAGGACCTCACTAGACGCCAATGCGCTTGCTTTGTACACACTACCTGCAGAGGTGCTCCTCAAAG ACAAGTACACCGACAACGTGGAGCCGTCCAAAGAGAGCTTCGTGTTCCGGAGCTCCTACTGCGAGCCGGCCAAGAATGGCGCTGCGGCGGTGACCTGCGGAGATGATGACTTCCACCGGAGGGACGTCGGCACGGAGATGACGCCCCTGGGGAGCTCCCCGACCTCACGGTGCCACACGCCGGTCAAAAGCACCTCCCCGGCAAGGCACAACACGCCGACGGGCCGGTCGGGGCCCCTTGTGCCGTACAACAGCGGCAGTGGCATGGACATCTCGGAGCTGACGGACTGCCATTTCGCCAAGCTGGACCTGGGCGCGCAGTTCGATTCCATGCTCGTCAACTGGAGctccaaggaggaggaggaagaggaggtgtcCAAGAGCCTCAGGCACTTCGAGGTCAGCGCCGGCGACGGCGGCAGAGCCTGCGATAAGCGGGTTGCCGCCGTCACCGAGTGCCGGTGGGAAGACGATGAGAGAGCCAAGAGTTGCATAAG GTATCAGAGGGAAGAGGCAAAGATTCAGGCCTGGATTAACCTGGAGAGTGCCAAAGCTGAAGCACAATCCAGAAAGCTAGAG GTGAAGATTCAGAAGATGCGGTCGAACCTGGAGGAGAAGCTGATGAAGAGGATGACGAGCGTGCACAGGCGCGGCGAGGAGTGGCGCGCGGCGGCGCAGGCGCAGCACCTGCAGCAGCTCCGGCGCGCTACCACGGAGCACCAGGCCCGGCGGGTGAAGACGATCAGCCACCACCTCTCCGGGACCGGGAGCAATGCGTCCTGCGGCTGCTTCCCCTGCAACAGTGACAACATCATCAGCGGCAACCTCCTCAACTATTAG